From the genome of Apodemus sylvaticus chromosome 3, mApoSyl1.1, whole genome shotgun sequence, one region includes:
- the Btbd19 gene encoding BTB/POZ domain-containing protein 19 isoform X1, whose product MENTGLVVHGQAAPFSTALRSLVNNPQYSDVCFVVGQERQEVFAHRCLLACRCNFFQRLLGPGVPSPVVLSTVPAEAFLAVLEFLYTNRVKLHRYSVLEVLTAAVEYGLEELQELCLEFVVKVLDVGLVCEALQVAVTFGLGPLQERCIAFIEAHSQEALRTRGFLELSATALLPVLRSDKLSVDEAELVQAARTWARVGAAVLEQPVAELAAPVVRELRLALLSPAELSALEEQNRQEPLIPVRTPVTKHRSTLPHGDEDQGLKARDFGLRGDLLSLYRLNRLWRHGNATPYREEMRPGAHRVAGGGAPCHGITIAFWTFISNDPLPDLSRRLTTSQTTAPEVLCAGGGLPLPASSAAGYGKDRSASGVKSPGRSRNCAMGLDCWVGCCLDTGKEGGLCCLSSRGIPQVRHSSAPPTRMTLYLISSSTLTSQLPGSRCSADSSFSPSFPALEIVFLFSAYLEPGPQFWFFGFFICFLFFQTWFLCVALAVLCNSL is encoded by the exons ATGGAGAACACGGGACTGGTGGTGCATGGGCAGGCGGCGCCCTTTTCCACAGCACTTCGAAGCCTTGTCAACAACCCCCAGTACAG tGATGTTTGCTTTGTGGTTGGTCAAGAACGGCAAGAGGTATTTGCCCACCGGTGCTTGCTGGCCTGTAGATGTAACTTCTTCCAGAGACTTTTGGGCCCTGGGGTACCTAGTCCTGTGGTGCTAAGCACTGTGCCGGCCGAAGCCTTCTTAGCCGTGCTGGAGTTCCTGTATACCAACAGAGTCAAGCTTCACCGGTACTCT GTGCTGGAGGTGCTGACAGCAGCTGTGGAGTATGGGCTGGAGGAACTTCAAGAG CTGTGCCTGGAGTTTGTGGTGAAGGTGCTGGATGTGGGGCTGGTTTGTGAGGCTCTGCAG GTTGCTGTAACCTTTGGCCTGGGGCCACTGCAGGAGCGGTGCATAGCCTTCATAGAGGCTCACAGCCAG GAGGCGCTCCGCACCCGTGGCTTCCTGGAGCTGTCTGCCACCGCGCTGCTGCCCGTGCTACGCAGTGACAAGCTCTCTGTGGACGAGGCTGAGCTGGTCCAGGCAGCCCGAACCTGGGCACGCGTGGGCGCC GCAGTGTTGGAGCAACCCGTGGCCGAGTTGGCAGCGCCAGTGGTTCGAGAGCTGAGACTGGCTTTGCTCTCCCCAGCGGAGCTAAgcgctctggaagagcagaaccGACAGGAGCCGCTCATCCCGGTGCGGACGCCAGTAACCAAACACAGATCCACTCTGCCACATGGGGACGAAGATCAAGGACTGAAGGCCAGGGACTTCGGTCTTCGTGGTGACCTGCTTTCCCTCTACAGGTTGAACAGATTGTGGAGGCATGGAAATGCCACACCCTACAGAGAAGAGATGCGACCCGGAGCGCACCGTGTCGCCGGCGGAGGGGCACCCTGCCACGGGATCACCATCGCTTTCTGGACCTTCATTTCAAATGACCCACTTCCGGACCTTTCGAGGAGGTTGACCACATCCCAAACTACAGCTCCCGAGGTGCTCTGCGCCGGAGGTGGACTTCCGCTCCCAGCAAGCTCAGCAGCCGGATACGGGAAGGACCGTTCTGCGTCTGGAGTAAAGTCTCCGGGGAGGAGTAGGAATTGCGCAATGGGGCTAGACTGTTGGGTTGGGTGCTGTCTTGACACCGGAAAAGAGGGTGGCCTTTGTTGCTTGAGCTCACGCGGCATCCCGCAAGTCCGTCATTCCTCTGCGCCCCCTACTCGGATGACGCTATATCTGATTAGCTCATCCACTTTAACAAGTCAGCTTCCTGGCTCCAGGTGCAGCGCAGATTCGAGCTTCTCACCTTCTTTCCCAGCCCTGGAAATAGTGTTTCTCTTTTCTGCGTATCTGGAACCCGGAcctcagttttggttttttggtttttttatttgttttttatttttccagacatggtttctctgtgtagccctggctgtcctctgtaACTCACTATAG
- the Btbd19 gene encoding BTB/POZ domain-containing protein 19 isoform X2, whose translation MENTGLVVHGQAAPFSTALRSLVNNPQYSDVCFVVGQERQEVFAHRCLLACRCNFFQRLLGPGVPSPVVLSTVPAEAFLAVLEFLYTNRVKLHRYSVLEVLTAAVEYGLEELQELCLEFVVKVLDVGLVCEALQEALRTRGFLELSATALLPVLRSDKLSVDEAELVQAARTWARVGAAVLEQPVAELAAPVVRELRLALLSPAELSALEEQNRQEPLIPVRTPVTKHRSTLPHGDEDQGLKARDFGLRGDLLSLYRLNRLWRHGNATPYREEMRPGAHRVAGGGAPCHGITIAFWTFISNDPLPDLSRRLTTSQTTAPEVLCAGGGLPLPASSAAGYGKDRSASGVKSPGRSRNCAMGLDCWVGCCLDTGKEGGLCCLSSRGIPQVRHSSAPPTRMTLYLISSSTLTSQLPGSRCSADSSFSPSFPALEIVFLFSAYLEPGPQFWFFGFFICFLFFQTWFLCVALAVLCNSL comes from the exons ATGGAGAACACGGGACTGGTGGTGCATGGGCAGGCGGCGCCCTTTTCCACAGCACTTCGAAGCCTTGTCAACAACCCCCAGTACAG tGATGTTTGCTTTGTGGTTGGTCAAGAACGGCAAGAGGTATTTGCCCACCGGTGCTTGCTGGCCTGTAGATGTAACTTCTTCCAGAGACTTTTGGGCCCTGGGGTACCTAGTCCTGTGGTGCTAAGCACTGTGCCGGCCGAAGCCTTCTTAGCCGTGCTGGAGTTCCTGTATACCAACAGAGTCAAGCTTCACCGGTACTCT GTGCTGGAGGTGCTGACAGCAGCTGTGGAGTATGGGCTGGAGGAACTTCAAGAG CTGTGCCTGGAGTTTGTGGTGAAGGTGCTGGATGTGGGGCTGGTTTGTGAGGCTCTGCAG GAGGCGCTCCGCACCCGTGGCTTCCTGGAGCTGTCTGCCACCGCGCTGCTGCCCGTGCTACGCAGTGACAAGCTCTCTGTGGACGAGGCTGAGCTGGTCCAGGCAGCCCGAACCTGGGCACGCGTGGGCGCC GCAGTGTTGGAGCAACCCGTGGCCGAGTTGGCAGCGCCAGTGGTTCGAGAGCTGAGACTGGCTTTGCTCTCCCCAGCGGAGCTAAgcgctctggaagagcagaaccGACAGGAGCCGCTCATCCCGGTGCGGACGCCAGTAACCAAACACAGATCCACTCTGCCACATGGGGACGAAGATCAAGGACTGAAGGCCAGGGACTTCGGTCTTCGTGGTGACCTGCTTTCCCTCTACAGGTTGAACAGATTGTGGAGGCATGGAAATGCCACACCCTACAGAGAAGAGATGCGACCCGGAGCGCACCGTGTCGCCGGCGGAGGGGCACCCTGCCACGGGATCACCATCGCTTTCTGGACCTTCATTTCAAATGACCCACTTCCGGACCTTTCGAGGAGGTTGACCACATCCCAAACTACAGCTCCCGAGGTGCTCTGCGCCGGAGGTGGACTTCCGCTCCCAGCAAGCTCAGCAGCCGGATACGGGAAGGACCGTTCTGCGTCTGGAGTAAAGTCTCCGGGGAGGAGTAGGAATTGCGCAATGGGGCTAGACTGTTGGGTTGGGTGCTGTCTTGACACCGGAAAAGAGGGTGGCCTTTGTTGCTTGAGCTCACGCGGCATCCCGCAAGTCCGTCATTCCTCTGCGCCCCCTACTCGGATGACGCTATATCTGATTAGCTCATCCACTTTAACAAGTCAGCTTCCTGGCTCCAGGTGCAGCGCAGATTCGAGCTTCTCACCTTCTTTCCCAGCCCTGGAAATAGTGTTTCTCTTTTCTGCGTATCTGGAACCCGGAcctcagttttggttttttggtttttttatttgttttttatttttccagacatggtttctctgtgtagccctggctgtcctctgtaACTCACTATAG
- the Btbd19 gene encoding BTB/POZ domain-containing protein 19 isoform X3, whose amino-acid sequence MENTGLVVHGQAAPFSTALRSLVNNPQYSDVCFVVGQERQEVFAHRCLLACRCNFFQRLLGPGVPSPVVLSTVPAEAFLAVLEFLYTNRVKLHRYSVLEVLTAAVEYGLEELQEEALRTRGFLELSATALLPVLRSDKLSVDEAELVQAARTWARVGAAVLEQPVAELAAPVVRELRLALLSPAELSALEEQNRQEPLIPVRTPVTKHRSTLPHGDEDQGLKARDFGLRGDLLSLYRLNRLWRHGNATPYREEMRPGAHRVAGGGAPCHGITIAFWTFISNDPLPDLSRRLTTSQTTAPEVLCAGGGLPLPASSAAGYGKDRSASGVKSPGRSRNCAMGLDCWVGCCLDTGKEGGLCCLSSRGIPQVRHSSAPPTRMTLYLISSSTLTSQLPGSRCSADSSFSPSFPALEIVFLFSAYLEPGPQFWFFGFFICFLFFQTWFLCVALAVLCNSL is encoded by the exons ATGGAGAACACGGGACTGGTGGTGCATGGGCAGGCGGCGCCCTTTTCCACAGCACTTCGAAGCCTTGTCAACAACCCCCAGTACAG tGATGTTTGCTTTGTGGTTGGTCAAGAACGGCAAGAGGTATTTGCCCACCGGTGCTTGCTGGCCTGTAGATGTAACTTCTTCCAGAGACTTTTGGGCCCTGGGGTACCTAGTCCTGTGGTGCTAAGCACTGTGCCGGCCGAAGCCTTCTTAGCCGTGCTGGAGTTCCTGTATACCAACAGAGTCAAGCTTCACCGGTACTCT GTGCTGGAGGTGCTGACAGCAGCTGTGGAGTATGGGCTGGAGGAACTTCAAGAG GAGGCGCTCCGCACCCGTGGCTTCCTGGAGCTGTCTGCCACCGCGCTGCTGCCCGTGCTACGCAGTGACAAGCTCTCTGTGGACGAGGCTGAGCTGGTCCAGGCAGCCCGAACCTGGGCACGCGTGGGCGCC GCAGTGTTGGAGCAACCCGTGGCCGAGTTGGCAGCGCCAGTGGTTCGAGAGCTGAGACTGGCTTTGCTCTCCCCAGCGGAGCTAAgcgctctggaagagcagaaccGACAGGAGCCGCTCATCCCGGTGCGGACGCCAGTAACCAAACACAGATCCACTCTGCCACATGGGGACGAAGATCAAGGACTGAAGGCCAGGGACTTCGGTCTTCGTGGTGACCTGCTTTCCCTCTACAGGTTGAACAGATTGTGGAGGCATGGAAATGCCACACCCTACAGAGAAGAGATGCGACCCGGAGCGCACCGTGTCGCCGGCGGAGGGGCACCCTGCCACGGGATCACCATCGCTTTCTGGACCTTCATTTCAAATGACCCACTTCCGGACCTTTCGAGGAGGTTGACCACATCCCAAACTACAGCTCCCGAGGTGCTCTGCGCCGGAGGTGGACTTCCGCTCCCAGCAAGCTCAGCAGCCGGATACGGGAAGGACCGTTCTGCGTCTGGAGTAAAGTCTCCGGGGAGGAGTAGGAATTGCGCAATGGGGCTAGACTGTTGGGTTGGGTGCTGTCTTGACACCGGAAAAGAGGGTGGCCTTTGTTGCTTGAGCTCACGCGGCATCCCGCAAGTCCGTCATTCCTCTGCGCCCCCTACTCGGATGACGCTATATCTGATTAGCTCATCCACTTTAACAAGTCAGCTTCCTGGCTCCAGGTGCAGCGCAGATTCGAGCTTCTCACCTTCTTTCCCAGCCCTGGAAATAGTGTTTCTCTTTTCTGCGTATCTGGAACCCGGAcctcagttttggttttttggtttttttatttgttttttatttttccagacatggtttctctgtgtagccctggctgtcctctgtaACTCACTATAG
- the Btbd19 gene encoding BTB/POZ domain-containing protein 19 isoform X5: MENTGLVVHGQAAPFSTALRSLVNNPQYSDVCFVVGQERQEVFAHRCLLACRCNFFQRLLGPGVPSPVVLSTVPAEAFLAVLEFLYTNRVKLHRYSVLEVLTAAVEYGLEELQELCLEFVVKVLDVGLVCEALQVAVTFGLGPLQERCIAFIEAHSQEALRTRGFLELSATALLPVLRSDKLSVDEAELVQAARTWARVGAVEQIVEAWKCHTLQRRDATRSAPCRRRRGTLPRDHHRFLDLHFK, translated from the exons ATGGAGAACACGGGACTGGTGGTGCATGGGCAGGCGGCGCCCTTTTCCACAGCACTTCGAAGCCTTGTCAACAACCCCCAGTACAG tGATGTTTGCTTTGTGGTTGGTCAAGAACGGCAAGAGGTATTTGCCCACCGGTGCTTGCTGGCCTGTAGATGTAACTTCTTCCAGAGACTTTTGGGCCCTGGGGTACCTAGTCCTGTGGTGCTAAGCACTGTGCCGGCCGAAGCCTTCTTAGCCGTGCTGGAGTTCCTGTATACCAACAGAGTCAAGCTTCACCGGTACTCT GTGCTGGAGGTGCTGACAGCAGCTGTGGAGTATGGGCTGGAGGAACTTCAAGAG CTGTGCCTGGAGTTTGTGGTGAAGGTGCTGGATGTGGGGCTGGTTTGTGAGGCTCTGCAG GTTGCTGTAACCTTTGGCCTGGGGCCACTGCAGGAGCGGTGCATAGCCTTCATAGAGGCTCACAGCCAG GAGGCGCTCCGCACCCGTGGCTTCCTGGAGCTGTCTGCCACCGCGCTGCTGCCCGTGCTACGCAGTGACAAGCTCTCTGTGGACGAGGCTGAGCTGGTCCAGGCAGCCCGAACCTGGGCACGCGTGGGCGCC GTTGAACAGATTGTGGAGGCATGGAAATGCCACACCCTACAGAGAAGAGATGCGACCCGGAGCGCACCGTGTCGCCGGCGGAGGGGCACCCTGCCACGGGATCACCATCGCTTTCTGGACCTTCATTTCAAATGA
- the Btbd19 gene encoding BTB/POZ domain-containing protein 19 isoform X4, whose amino-acid sequence MENTGLVVHGQAAPFSTALRSLVNNPQYSDVCFVVGQERQEVFAHRCLLACRCNFFQRLLGPGVPSPVVLSTVPAEAFLAVLEFLYTNRVKLHRYSVLEVLTAAVEYGLEELQELCLEFVVKVLDVGLVCEALQVAVTFGLGPLQERCIAFIEAHSQEALRTRGFLELSATALLPVLRSDKLSVDEAELVQAARTWARVGAAVLEQPVAELAAPVVRELRLALLSPAELSALEEQNRQEPLIPVEQIVEAWKCHTLQRRDATRSAPCRRRRGTLPRDHHRFLDLHFK is encoded by the exons ATGGAGAACACGGGACTGGTGGTGCATGGGCAGGCGGCGCCCTTTTCCACAGCACTTCGAAGCCTTGTCAACAACCCCCAGTACAG tGATGTTTGCTTTGTGGTTGGTCAAGAACGGCAAGAGGTATTTGCCCACCGGTGCTTGCTGGCCTGTAGATGTAACTTCTTCCAGAGACTTTTGGGCCCTGGGGTACCTAGTCCTGTGGTGCTAAGCACTGTGCCGGCCGAAGCCTTCTTAGCCGTGCTGGAGTTCCTGTATACCAACAGAGTCAAGCTTCACCGGTACTCT GTGCTGGAGGTGCTGACAGCAGCTGTGGAGTATGGGCTGGAGGAACTTCAAGAG CTGTGCCTGGAGTTTGTGGTGAAGGTGCTGGATGTGGGGCTGGTTTGTGAGGCTCTGCAG GTTGCTGTAACCTTTGGCCTGGGGCCACTGCAGGAGCGGTGCATAGCCTTCATAGAGGCTCACAGCCAG GAGGCGCTCCGCACCCGTGGCTTCCTGGAGCTGTCTGCCACCGCGCTGCTGCCCGTGCTACGCAGTGACAAGCTCTCTGTGGACGAGGCTGAGCTGGTCCAGGCAGCCCGAACCTGGGCACGCGTGGGCGCC GCAGTGTTGGAGCAACCCGTGGCCGAGTTGGCAGCGCCAGTGGTTCGAGAGCTGAGACTGGCTTTGCTCTCCCCAGCGGAGCTAAgcgctctggaagagcagaaccGACAGGAGCCGCTCATCCCG GTTGAACAGATTGTGGAGGCATGGAAATGCCACACCCTACAGAGAAGAGATGCGACCCGGAGCGCACCGTGTCGCCGGCGGAGGGGCACCCTGCCACGGGATCACCATCGCTTTCTGGACCTTCATTTCAAATGA